In Curtobacterium sp. L6-1, a genomic segment contains:
- a CDS encoding cytochrome P450: protein MTAVDARAARRATREDRRVVLHAHRAGYLALRGITRLGRVVRVPGVGVVVSDAARMRQILLDPTTYSKVGPGGSDQLWTPIIGPRGLLNMDGEEHAHLRRKLTPLFSQRFLRSIVDEVLTPEMARFEAALARHEDVDVVAVIERAAARIICRLTGYPEADAAAQLARAREILGFVTLTTKQFSDAQLAVVHDKLAVLNESTRAAYRSAAPGTVPALMRAEGITEDDTVSVVTAMIVAGTETIVSFAPRFTNLVVESGHLAHLAQHPEDVPTAVAEAMRVTVPSPVMIRSVLRDHRVDGVRVRAGERMVLANIFACARAGDFDPFRPVPKEMRQLWFGAGAHFCIGMPLATLEAEVFAAALARAAAAGPIRVVTRVRKQRTMAASYRRLVIRSEAAAR from the coding sequence GTGACGGCCGTCGACGCCCGGGCCGCGCGCCGGGCCACCCGCGAGGACCGCCGCGTCGTCCTGCACGCGCACCGGGCCGGCTACCTGGCGCTGCGCGGCATCACGCGCCTGGGCCGGGTGGTGCGGGTGCCGGGGGTCGGGGTCGTCGTGAGCGACGCCGCACGCATGCGCCAGATCCTGCTCGACCCCACCACGTACTCGAAGGTCGGGCCGGGAGGCTCGGACCAGCTCTGGACGCCGATCATCGGTCCGCGCGGCCTGCTCAACATGGACGGGGAGGAGCACGCGCACCTGCGGCGGAAGCTCACCCCGCTGTTCTCCCAGCGGTTCCTCCGCAGCATCGTGGACGAGGTCCTGACGCCGGAGATGGCCCGCTTCGAGGCCGCCCTGGCCCGGCACGAGGACGTCGACGTCGTGGCGGTCATCGAACGGGCCGCGGCGCGCATCATCTGTCGACTGACCGGCTACCCGGAGGCCGACGCCGCCGCGCAGCTCGCCCGGGCGCGGGAGATCCTGGGCTTCGTGACGCTGACGACGAAGCAGTTCTCGGACGCGCAGCTCGCGGTCGTGCACGACAAGCTCGCCGTCCTGAACGAGAGCACCCGCGCGGCCTACCGGAGTGCCGCCCCCGGCACGGTCCCTGCGCTCATGCGAGCCGAGGGGATCACCGAGGACGACACCGTCTCGGTCGTCACGGCGATGATCGTCGCGGGGACGGAGACCATCGTCAGCTTCGCCCCGCGCTTCACGAACCTGGTGGTCGAGTCCGGGCACCTCGCACACCTGGCCCAGCACCCCGAGGACGTCCCGACCGCCGTCGCCGAGGCGATGCGCGTGACCGTCCCGTCCCCCGTGATGATCCGGAGCGTCCTCCGCGACCACCGTGTCGACGGCGTCCGGGTCCGTGCCGGCGAGCGGATGGTCCTGGCGAACATCTTCGCGTGCGCCCGGGCCGGCGACTTCGACCCGTTCCGCCCCGTGCCGAAGGAGATGCGGCAGCTCTGGTTCGGTGCCGGTGCGCACTTCTGCATCGGGATGCCGCTGGCGACCCTCGAGGCCGAGGTCTTCGCCGCCGCCCTCGCCCGGGCCGCGGCAGCCGGACCGATCCGCGTCGTCACCCGCGTCCGGAAGCAGCGCACGATGGCGGCCTCGTACCGTCGGCTCGTCATCCGCTCCGAGGCGGCCGCCCGGTGA
- a CDS encoding cytochrome c oxidase assembly protein: protein MHSHGGMLGTFTLIALTLAGAVYIVGAAGQRRRGHPTWPLARTVSWIAGLLAVAAVLVGPLGHAGNHDLTTHVLGHVVIGMLAPVLLVLGSPVTLARRTLEPVPLQRLGRLAGNPLTAALAFPVVAGVLAVGASWLLYTGTTAADSTRDPALHSVVMIGFLLVGLLLTAGVVGVSAGIRRSPRWLRVAVLVLATAVLCAEAVLMAVGGVPGIAAEQVPSSAVALAVGAVLYAVALGAVVATERRRDARAAREEQDLRSAAAARSAAPTGAGQEARPTDGAPVA, encoded by the coding sequence GTGCACTCTCACGGCGGCATGCTCGGGACCTTCACCCTCATCGCCCTCACCCTCGCCGGCGCGGTGTACATCGTCGGTGCGGCCGGTCAGCGGCGCCGCGGGCACCCGACGTGGCCGCTCGCCCGGACGGTCTCGTGGATCGCGGGCCTGCTCGCCGTGGCCGCGGTGCTCGTCGGGCCGCTCGGCCACGCCGGCAACCACGACCTCACCACGCACGTCCTCGGGCACGTCGTGATCGGCATGCTCGCCCCGGTGCTGCTCGTCCTCGGGTCCCCGGTGACCCTCGCCCGCCGCACGCTCGAGCCAGTCCCGCTGCAGCGTCTCGGTCGGCTGGCGGGCAACCCGCTGACGGCGGCGCTCGCGTTCCCGGTGGTCGCCGGGGTCCTGGCCGTCGGCGCCTCGTGGCTGCTCTACACCGGCACCACCGCGGCGGACTCGACCCGCGACCCGGCGCTGCACTCCGTCGTGATGATCGGCTTCCTGCTGGTCGGCCTGCTCCTGACCGCCGGGGTGGTCGGCGTCTCGGCGGGCATCCGGCGCAGCCCGCGCTGGCTGCGGGTGGCCGTGCTCGTGCTGGCGACGGCGGTCCTCTGCGCCGAGGCCGTCCTGATGGCCGTCGGCGGCGTGCCCGGGATCGCCGCCGAGCAGGTCCCGTCCTCGGCGGTCGCGCTCGCGGTCGGTGCTGTCCTGTACGCCGTCGCGCTCGGCGCGGTCGTGGCGACCGAGCGGCGGCGCGACGCCCGCGCCGCACGTGAGGAACAGGACCTCCGTTCGGCGGCCGCGGCCCGTTCCGCCGCGCCCACCGGTGCCGGCCAGGAGGCGCGCCCCACCGACGGCGCACCCGTCGCCTGA
- a CDS encoding NAD(P)-dependent alcohol dehydrogenase yields MRAVVFEQYQTFPSLTEVEKPTPGPGEVLLKVAGAGACHSDVAVYREFQEGQPGAQRPGFVLGHENSGWVESVGDGVTGFAEGDAHLVYGPVGCGHCRYCSKGQDTYCENAATNPYMGIGLGRDGGMAEYVTVPARNLVPLGDADPIAAAPLSDAALTPYHAVKNSLPNLAGGGKYALVVGLGGLGQIAVQILTALTGATVIATDMKEDAMARAAERGAVTVPGGPDQAARIREITGGKGVDAAFDFVGATPTIRLAQGSMAVGGRFTVVGIAGGTTEWNFFATPYESTITNTYWGTIEDLHDVVAMYRAGQIVPDVERYALGDALEAYRKLEAGELSGRAVVVPTL; encoded by the coding sequence ATGCGTGCAGTCGTGTTCGAGCAGTACCAGACGTTCCCCTCCCTTACCGAGGTCGAGAAGCCCACACCCGGGCCCGGGGAGGTGCTCCTCAAGGTCGCCGGTGCGGGTGCGTGCCACTCCGACGTCGCCGTGTACCGCGAGTTCCAGGAGGGGCAGCCCGGTGCCCAGCGCCCCGGTTTCGTGCTCGGCCACGAGAACTCCGGCTGGGTCGAGTCCGTCGGCGACGGCGTGACCGGGTTCGCCGAGGGCGATGCCCACCTCGTCTACGGTCCCGTCGGGTGCGGCCACTGCCGGTACTGCTCCAAGGGCCAGGACACCTACTGCGAGAACGCGGCCACGAACCCGTACATGGGCATCGGTCTCGGGCGCGACGGCGGGATGGCGGAGTACGTGACCGTCCCCGCACGCAACCTCGTCCCCCTCGGCGACGCCGACCCGATCGCGGCCGCGCCCCTCAGCGACGCGGCCCTCACGCCGTACCACGCGGTCAAGAACTCTCTGCCGAACCTGGCCGGCGGCGGCAAGTACGCCCTCGTCGTCGGCCTCGGCGGCCTCGGGCAGATCGCCGTGCAGATCCTCACCGCCCTGACCGGCGCGACCGTCATCGCGACGGACATGAAGGAGGACGCCATGGCCCGCGCTGCCGAACGTGGTGCGGTCACCGTCCCGGGCGGCCCGGACCAGGCGGCGCGCATCCGCGAGATCACCGGCGGGAAGGGCGTCGACGCGGCGTTCGACTTCGTCGGCGCGACCCCGACCATCCGCCTGGCGCAGGGGTCGATGGCCGTCGGCGGACGGTTCACGGTCGTCGGCATCGCCGGCGGCACCACCGAGTGGAACTTCTTCGCGACGCCGTACGAGTCGACGATCACGAACACCTACTGGGGCACCATCGAGGACCTGCACGACGTCGTGGCGATGTACCGCGCCGGGCAGATCGTGCCGGACGTCGAGCGGTACGCCCTCGGCGACGCGCTCGAGGCCTACCGGAAGCTCGAGGCCGGCGAGCTGTCCGGTCGCGCGGTGGTCGTCCCGACGCTCTAG
- a CDS encoding glycosyltransferase family 2 protein, which translates to MSLPHPSDAGRRVRLGVIVPAWNEARLIGSLLDALRTQDDTDFTVVVCDNGSTDGTGQIVADHVRRYGLPWHVVVEHQKGTGAAADTAARAAIAAGCTHLARTDADCLPAADWTATVKRLFTETDDQFVGGLTLPRRDDIAVGPVRYRFLCAVNEFAIWCGRFLPENRGPQYRGPYVMVAGNNLAIASELYERVGGFPRKAIEDTHEDRDLTNAVRRVTDRYGLHRSMVVSMSVRRIQVWGLVRSLAWYAGHRYRPGAGSAVDVRP; encoded by the coding sequence GTGTCCCTTCCCCACCCGAGCGACGCGGGCCGACGCGTGCGCCTCGGTGTCATCGTCCCCGCCTGGAACGAGGCCCGGCTGATCGGCAGCCTGCTCGACGCGCTCCGGACGCAGGACGACACCGACTTCACCGTCGTCGTCTGCGACAACGGCTCGACCGACGGCACGGGGCAGATCGTCGCCGACCACGTCCGCCGGTACGGGCTCCCCTGGCACGTCGTCGTCGAGCACCAGAAGGGCACCGGCGCCGCTGCCGACACGGCCGCCCGCGCCGCGATCGCCGCCGGCTGCACGCACCTCGCGCGGACCGACGCCGACTGCCTGCCGGCCGCGGACTGGACGGCCACCGTGAAGCGCCTGTTCACCGAGACGGACGACCAGTTCGTCGGCGGGCTCACGCTGCCGCGGCGGGACGACATCGCCGTCGGGCCGGTCCGCTACCGGTTCCTCTGCGCCGTCAACGAGTTCGCGATCTGGTGCGGCCGGTTCCTGCCGGAGAACCGGGGCCCGCAGTACCGGGGGCCGTACGTGATGGTGGCGGGGAACAACCTCGCCATCGCGTCCGAGCTGTACGAGCGGGTCGGCGGGTTCCCGCGGAAGGCGATCGAGGACACCCACGAGGACCGCGACCTGACGAACGCCGTCCGCCGGGTCACCGACCGGTACGGGCTGCACCGCTCGATGGTCGTGTCGATGTCGGTCCGCCGCATCCAGGTGTGGGGTCTCGTCCGGTCGCTCGCCTGGTACGCCGGCCACCGGTACCGGCCGGGAGCCGGCAGCGCCGTGGACGTGCGGCCGTGA
- a CDS encoding OsmC family peroxiredoxin produces MPTRTARTAWNGGLNDGSGQVELSSSKVGTYDVSFPKRAADEAGGTTSPEELIAAAHSACYAMQFSAVLGEAGGTVEALDVKADVSLGPDSAGGFKLTGIVLTVHGEVSGIDEAAFLEAADVAKATCPVSKALTGVEITLNATLEQ; encoded by the coding sequence ATGCCCACGCGCACCGCACGCACCGCCTGGAACGGCGGCCTCAACGACGGCTCCGGCCAGGTCGAACTGTCCAGCTCGAAGGTCGGCACCTACGACGTGTCCTTCCCGAAGCGCGCCGCCGACGAGGCCGGTGGCACCACCAGCCCCGAGGAGCTCATCGCCGCAGCGCACTCCGCCTGCTACGCCATGCAGTTCTCCGCCGTGCTCGGCGAGGCCGGCGGCACCGTCGAGGCGCTCGACGTCAAGGCCGACGTCTCCCTCGGCCCGGACTCGGCCGGCGGCTTCAAGCTCACCGGCATCGTCCTCACCGTCCACGGCGAGGTCTCCGGCATCGACGAGGCGGCCTTCCTCGAGGCGGCCGACGTGGCCAAGGCGACCTGCCCGGTCAGCAAGGCCCTCACCGGCGTCGAGATCACGCTGAACGCGACGCTCGAGCAGTAG
- a CDS encoding threonine/serine ThrE exporter family protein: MADQHLPGPRPGRPPRPRPKARSVAQHDMRDIRARLRGTIYEHVTPDTRSLREQYSARQIVDFCLDLAEVMLASGADTRSVETAVIAVATKWNLAPLDLDFSGSAVTIQYSPTEGPPLVKVRSTRSDGADLARLAWANQIVDDVIHDDRDMTSAVSALVAVLRMPPRWPTWLADVGLSILGTSIAVQAGGGWRAGLGAFVLMLGIIVSGRWLTGRGYPQFFVSGAQGAVASVIGTLAIWAGVLTPTGAATMVAALVVLLLPHVQLVTWAQDAISGFRAMAVARAFTIGMLIAAIVVGVPAGIAVTHWLRLEVDPSGIVTQTLPLWASLSLTVVSAGANCFVQQASARVIPYAVVLSVVAGAALWQLKAFGLPLLGATFVASVLLGVLSTYAAVRVRTAVAAIAVPAFCGALLPGVAVSNALLNVMSGKSSSVLDFGSAVTVALAIGAGLVLGGLFATPGARRALRRGRRIEVHSVHNDTTALPVIRDSGYDPGNGSVPRW; the protein is encoded by the coding sequence ATGGCCGACCAGCACCTCCCCGGCCCGCGGCCGGGCCGTCCGCCCCGACCGCGCCCGAAGGCGCGGAGCGTCGCCCAGCACGACATGCGGGACATCCGGGCCCGCCTCCGCGGCACGATCTACGAGCACGTGACGCCGGACACCCGGTCGCTGCGTGAGCAGTACTCGGCCCGGCAGATCGTCGACTTCTGCCTCGACCTGGCCGAGGTGATGCTCGCCTCCGGTGCCGACACCCGGAGCGTCGAGACCGCCGTGATCGCGGTCGCCACGAAGTGGAACCTGGCACCGCTCGACCTCGACTTCTCCGGCAGTGCCGTGACGATCCAGTACTCCCCCACCGAGGGTCCGCCGCTCGTCAAGGTCCGCAGCACCCGGTCCGACGGCGCCGACCTGGCCCGGCTGGCCTGGGCGAACCAGATCGTCGACGACGTCATCCACGACGACCGCGACATGACCAGCGCCGTGAGCGCCCTCGTGGCCGTGCTCCGGATGCCGCCACGGTGGCCGACGTGGCTCGCGGACGTCGGGCTGTCGATCCTCGGCACCTCGATCGCGGTGCAGGCCGGCGGCGGGTGGCGGGCCGGCCTCGGCGCGTTCGTCCTCATGCTCGGGATCATCGTCTCCGGCCGGTGGCTGACCGGTCGGGGCTACCCGCAGTTCTTCGTCTCCGGGGCGCAGGGTGCCGTCGCCTCGGTGATCGGCACGCTCGCCATCTGGGCGGGCGTGCTCACCCCGACCGGGGCCGCGACGATGGTGGCCGCGCTCGTGGTGCTCCTGCTCCCGCACGTGCAGCTCGTCACGTGGGCGCAGGACGCGATCTCCGGGTTCCGCGCCATGGCGGTCGCCCGGGCCTTCACGATCGGCATGCTCATCGCCGCCATCGTGGTCGGGGTGCCGGCCGGCATCGCGGTGACGCACTGGCTCCGGCTCGAGGTCGATCCGTCCGGCATCGTCACGCAGACCCTGCCGCTCTGGGCGTCCCTGTCGCTGACCGTGGTCTCGGCGGGGGCGAACTGCTTCGTGCAGCAGGCGAGCGCCCGGGTGATCCCGTACGCGGTCGTGCTCTCCGTGGTGGCCGGGGCGGCGCTCTGGCAGCTCAAGGCGTTCGGGCTCCCGCTGCTCGGCGCGACCTTCGTGGCCTCGGTGCTGCTCGGTGTCCTGTCCACCTACGCGGCGGTGCGGGTGCGCACGGCCGTGGCGGCGATCGCGGTCCCGGCGTTCTGCGGGGCCCTGCTGCCCGGTGTCGCGGTGTCGAACGCGCTGCTCAACGTCATGAGCGGGAAGTCGAGCTCGGTGCTGGACTTCGGGTCGGCGGTGACCGTGGCGCTGGCGATCGGCGCCGGCCTGGTGCTCGGCGGGTTGTTCGCGACGCCGGGTGCCCGCCGCGCCCTGCGCCGTGGTCGTCGCATCGAGGTGCACTCGGTCCACAACGACACGACCGCGCTCCCGGTCATCCGCGACTCCGGCTACGACCCGGGCAACGGCTCCGTCCCGCGCTGGTGA
- a CDS encoding gamma-glutamyltransferase family protein, with protein MRSRPDPAFVPPATDRTRPDLLGTFGMSASTHWLATATAQSVLERGGNAFDAAVAGAFVLHVVEPHLNGPGGDLTAVFATADDPTPVVLVGQGPAPTGATVEHFRAEGLDLVPGAGALAAAVPGAVDALLLLLRDHGTWELADVLAPAIGYARDGHPVTAGVVRTIGAVADLFRQHWPTSADRWLPGGAAPAVGDVVRNEALASVLDRLVAAGSADTASTDTASADATDGADAGRASRIDAARREWAEGFVATTVDAFVRAPHRHSSGTDHAGVLRAEDLADFRASYEPATTAEFRGHTIAKTGPWGQGPALLQALRMLEPLDDARLDPSSELGAHTVVEALKLALADRDAYYGDGDVPLDVLLSDAYTDDRRTCIGDRASATFRPGRVSGVEPVLPPLRTSVDTTGVAGVGEPTVPGARRGPVDERAEVPVEDRGEPFVAPDGDTRGDTCHIDVVDRWGNIVSATPSGGWLQSSPTIPELGFCLGTRLQMTWLEAGTSSTLRPGARPRTTLTPTLVLRDGVPVAALGSPGGDQQDQWQLLFLLRWIVGGYSPQQAIDAPALHTTAFPGSFWPRTWEPAGLVVEDRVGDAVIAGLEGRGHVVTRAGDWTLGRLSCVTRDPATGVLGAAANPRGAQGYAAGR; from the coding sequence ATGCGCAGCCGACCCGACCCCGCCTTCGTCCCGCCCGCGACCGACAGGACCCGGCCGGACCTGCTCGGCACGTTCGGGATGTCGGCCTCGACGCACTGGCTCGCGACGGCGACGGCGCAGTCGGTGCTCGAGCGCGGGGGCAACGCCTTCGACGCTGCGGTGGCCGGCGCCTTCGTGCTGCACGTCGTGGAGCCGCACCTGAACGGGCCCGGTGGCGACCTCACCGCGGTGTTCGCGACCGCCGACGACCCCACCCCCGTGGTGCTCGTCGGCCAGGGGCCCGCCCCGACCGGCGCGACGGTCGAGCACTTCCGCGCCGAGGGACTGGACCTCGTGCCCGGCGCCGGCGCCCTCGCAGCGGCCGTGCCGGGAGCGGTCGACGCCCTGCTCCTGCTCCTCCGCGACCACGGCACGTGGGAACTCGCCGACGTGCTCGCGCCGGCGATCGGGTACGCCCGCGACGGCCACCCGGTCACAGCGGGCGTGGTCCGGACGATCGGGGCGGTCGCCGACCTGTTCCGGCAGCACTGGCCGACCTCCGCCGACCGGTGGCTGCCGGGAGGTGCGGCACCGGCCGTCGGGGACGTCGTGCGCAACGAGGCGCTCGCCTCGGTCCTCGACCGGCTCGTCGCGGCCGGCAGCGCGGACACGGCCAGCACGGACACGGCCAGCGCGGACGCGACCGACGGGGCGGACGCGGGACGGGCCTCCCGGATCGACGCCGCACGCCGCGAGTGGGCGGAGGGGTTCGTCGCGACCACGGTCGACGCGTTCGTCAGGGCGCCGCACCGCCACTCGTCCGGCACCGACCACGCCGGGGTGCTCCGCGCGGAGGACCTCGCCGACTTCCGCGCGTCCTACGAGCCGGCGACCACCGCCGAGTTCCGCGGCCACACGATCGCGAAGACCGGGCCCTGGGGGCAGGGGCCGGCGCTCCTGCAGGCACTGCGGATGCTCGAGCCCCTCGACGACGCACGGCTCGACCCGTCCTCCGAGCTCGGTGCGCACACCGTCGTCGAGGCGCTGAAGCTCGCCCTCGCCGACCGCGACGCGTACTACGGGGACGGCGACGTGCCGCTCGACGTCCTGCTGTCGGACGCCTACACGGACGACCGGCGCACCTGCATCGGGGATCGCGCCTCGGCGACCTTCCGTCCCGGTCGCGTGTCGGGCGTCGAACCGGTGCTGCCGCCACTGCGGACGAGCGTCGACACGACCGGGGTCGCCGGGGTCGGCGAGCCCACCGTCCCCGGAGCCCGTCGCGGCCCGGTGGACGAGCGGGCCGAGGTCCCCGTCGAGGACCGCGGCGAACCGTTCGTCGCACCGGACGGCGACACGCGTGGTGACACGTGCCACATCGACGTCGTCGACCGCTGGGGCAACATCGTCAGCGCGACCCCGTCCGGCGGCTGGCTGCAGTCGTCCCCGACGATCCCGGAGCTCGGCTTCTGCCTGGGTACCCGGCTGCAGATGACCTGGCTCGAGGCCGGCACGTCCTCCACCCTCCGGCCCGGAGCGCGCCCGAGGACGACCCTCACCCCCACGCTCGTCCTGCGCGACGGCGTCCCGGTCGCGGCCCTCGGATCGCCGGGTGGGGACCAGCAGGACCAGTGGCAGCTGCTGTTCCTGCTGCGGTGGATCGTCGGCGGCTACAGCCCGCAGCAGGCGATCGACGCGCCGGCCCTGCACACGACCGCGTTCCCCGGGTCGTTCTGGCCCCGCACGTGGGAGCCGGCCGGGCTGGTCGTCGAGGACCGGGTGGGAGACGCGGTGATCGCCGGTCTCGAGGGCAGGGGGCACGTGGTCACACGCGCGGGCGACTGGACCCTCGGCCGGCTGTCGTGCGTCACGCGTGACCCCGCGACCGGCGTCCTCGGGGCGGCCGCGAACCCGCGTGGGGCACAGGGGTACGCGGCGGGGCGCTGA
- a CDS encoding peptidoglycan DD-metalloendopeptidase family protein, which produces MIRARARLTAAVTAVAIAAAGLVAIAAPAQAATTFRGTVAAGTTIYPGDQLTSSNGQFRLVMQGDGNLVEYGIGNTVLWASNTSNQPGAVAVVQKTGPLAIVRNGRTVAQWGPAKSATKSLGVRPDGTLRILDTAGKQTWRLQTFQNRLATGTTILPGSVLRSGSGRQQTLTMQSDGNLVQYVNGTATWSSGTFNRPGATAALQADGNLVVFPKGGGRALWSTATAGKGPGQLLVQLDSNVVLYGKSDTRVWSTQSVTGLRWPVNGTTITGRFGDDRGAGHVPRYHQGTDAPVKVGTPVYASGSGRVTTVVRNNASYGNYVIVTYGLTTVLTAHLSSISVSKDQVVTLGKEIGKSGNTGQSTGPHVHVETRVSGTLKDPLTILAFR; this is translated from the coding sequence ATGATCAGGGCACGAGCGCGCCTCACCGCCGCCGTCACCGCCGTCGCGATCGCGGCCGCGGGACTCGTCGCGATCGCAGCACCGGCGCAGGCAGCGACCACGTTCCGCGGCACCGTCGCCGCCGGGACCACCATCTACCCGGGTGACCAGCTCACCTCGTCGAACGGCCAGTTCCGCCTGGTGATGCAGGGCGACGGCAACCTCGTCGAGTACGGCATCGGCAACACGGTGCTCTGGGCGTCGAACACGTCGAACCAGCCCGGTGCCGTCGCGGTGGTGCAGAAGACGGGGCCGCTCGCCATCGTCAGGAACGGCCGGACCGTCGCGCAGTGGGGACCGGCGAAGTCGGCGACGAAGAGCCTCGGTGTGCGGCCGGACGGCACCCTGCGGATCCTCGACACCGCCGGCAAGCAGACCTGGCGCCTCCAGACGTTCCAGAACCGCCTGGCCACCGGCACGACGATCCTGCCGGGCTCGGTGCTCCGCTCCGGCTCCGGTCGGCAGCAGACGCTCACCATGCAGAGCGACGGCAACCTCGTGCAGTACGTCAACGGCACGGCGACCTGGTCGTCGGGCACGTTCAACCGCCCGGGCGCGACCGCGGCACTGCAGGCCGACGGCAACCTCGTCGTCTTCCCGAAGGGCGGCGGCCGGGCGCTCTGGTCGACGGCCACCGCCGGCAAGGGCCCCGGGCAGCTGCTCGTGCAGCTCGACTCGAACGTCGTCCTGTACGGCAAGTCGGACACCCGCGTGTGGTCGACGCAGTCGGTCACGGGCCTCCGCTGGCCGGTGAACGGGACGACGATCACGGGCCGCTTCGGCGACGACCGCGGTGCCGGGCACGTCCCGCGCTACCACCAGGGGACCGACGCCCCGGTGAAGGTGGGCACGCCGGTCTACGCGTCGGGGAGCGGCCGCGTCACCACGGTCGTGCGGAACAACGCGTCGTACGGCAACTACGTCATCGTGACCTACGGGCTGACCACGGTGCTCACCGCGCACCTCAGCTCCATCTCGGTGTCGAAGGACCAGGTCGTCACGCTCGGCAAGGAGATCGGCAAGTCCGGCAACACCGGGCAGTCGACCGGGCCGCACGTGCACGTCGAGACGCGGGTCAGCGGCACCCTCAAGGACCCGCTGACGATCCTGGCGTTCCGCTGA
- a CDS encoding DNA alkylation repair protein, whose protein sequence is MTATAEDVLAAFARTPGDVGAARRTARRFADLDPGERSALLWSEDPGGRLVAVVLLVQAARTHPDPDLTDEYLAALRAERLDDPALVDLAAEELVGVPLLGGSTGPLFALAKSDVALVRRTAVVATLAFVKQGDAEVPLAVAGRLVRERGEVVQSALGWVLRETGKRASQASLVAFLEQQGRFLGRAALETATEHLPAAERDRLRA, encoded by the coding sequence GTGACGGCCACCGCCGAGGACGTCCTCGCCGCGTTCGCCCGCACCCCCGGCGACGTCGGCGCCGCCCGCCGGACCGCGCGGCGGTTCGCTGACCTCGACCCGGGGGAGCGGTCGGCGCTGCTGTGGAGCGAGGACCCCGGCGGTCGGCTCGTCGCGGTCGTGCTCCTCGTGCAGGCCGCCCGGACCCACCCGGACCCCGACCTGACCGACGAGTACCTGGCGGCGCTGCGGGCCGAACGGCTCGACGACCCGGCGCTGGTCGACCTGGCCGCCGAGGAGCTCGTCGGCGTCCCGCTGCTCGGCGGCTCGACCGGGCCGCTGTTCGCCCTCGCGAAGTCCGACGTGGCGCTCGTCCGGCGGACGGCGGTCGTCGCGACCCTGGCGTTCGTCAAGCAGGGCGACGCCGAGGTCCCGCTCGCGGTCGCCGGCCGACTCGTCCGGGAGCGGGGCGAGGTGGTCCAGTCAGCACTCGGGTGGGTGCTGCGCGAGACGGGGAAGCGGGCGTCGCAGGCGTCGCTCGTGGCGTTCCTCGAGCAGCAGGGCCGGTTCCTCGGTCGCGCCGCGCTCGAGACGGCGACCGAGCACCTGCCCGCCGCCGAGCGGGACCGACTGCGCGCCTGA
- a CDS encoding NAD-dependent epimerase/dehydratase family protein, giving the protein MTTVAVTGGSGFIGGHVIAALRRDGHRVVDVGRRPGRGGADEHVHVDLAAGRAGVPRLGDVPLVHCAAEVRDGFERGVLERNLRIMDAALGLTTGRLVHVSSSSVYDLARPSVDARPAEATGRYRWFGTYGEAKYANERQLVEARRESAVILRPHAVYGPGDGTLLPRVLHASRRGVLPLPLRGRAPHALTWVDNLAGAVLAALRTDTAGTHALNVTDGDPVPIGDAFRAVVGRPLRVLHVPMRTARHVAVVTRGRFGISPYSVRQLGLERTYDLTATTELLGWVPEPGTVDRLATLHPPTPEA; this is encoded by the coding sequence GTGACGACCGTCGCGGTGACCGGGGGGAGCGGGTTCATCGGCGGGCACGTCATCGCGGCCCTGCGACGGGACGGCCACCGGGTCGTCGACGTCGGCCGTCGTCCGGGCCGGGGTGGTGCCGACGAGCACGTGCACGTCGACCTCGCCGCCGGGCGTGCGGGGGTGCCACGGCTCGGGGACGTCCCGCTCGTGCACTGCGCCGCCGAGGTGCGCGACGGCTTCGAGCGGGGCGTGCTCGAGCGGAACCTCCGGATCATGGACGCCGCGCTCGGCCTCACGACCGGGCGGCTCGTGCACGTCAGCTCGTCGTCGGTCTACGACCTCGCGCGTCCCTCGGTCGATGCACGACCCGCCGAGGCGACCGGACGGTACCGCTGGTTCGGCACCTACGGCGAGGCGAAGTACGCGAACGAGCGGCAGCTCGTGGAGGCGCGGCGCGAGTCCGCCGTCATCCTCCGGCCCCACGCCGTGTACGGCCCCGGCGACGGCACGCTGCTCCCGCGGGTGCTGCACGCCTCCCGTCGCGGGGTCCTGCCCCTCCCGCTCCGCGGGCGGGCACCGCACGCGCTCACCTGGGTCGACAACCTCGCCGGCGCCGTGCTCGCCGCGCTCCGGACGGACACCGCCGGCACGCACGCGCTGAACGTCACGGACGGTGACCCGGTGCCGATCGGAGACGCGTTCCGCGCGGTGGTCGGCCGACCGTTGCGGGTCCTGCACGTGCCGATGCGGACGGCGCGCCACGTCGCCGTGGTCACCCGTGGGCGGTTCGGGATCTCGCCGTACTCGGTGCGGCAGCTCGGCCTCGAGCGGACCTACGACCTCACCGCCACGACCGAGCTGCTCGGCTGGGTCCCCGAGCCGGGGACGGTCGATCGGCTCGCGACCCTGCACCCGCCGACCCCCGAGGCCTGA